From Staphylococcus sp. M0911, a single genomic window includes:
- the trmFO gene encoding FADH(2)-oxidizing methylenetetrahydrofolate--tRNA-(uracil(54)-C(5))-methyltransferase TrmFO produces the protein MTQTVNVVGAGLAGSEAAYQLAERGIKVNLIEMRPVKQTPAHHTDKFAELVCSNSLRGNALTNAVGVLKEEMRRLDSLIIKAADKARVPAGGALAVDRHDFAGYITDTLRNHPNVTVLNQEVHSIPEGYTIIATGPLTTENLAQEIVDITGKDQLYFYDAAAPIIEKDSIDMDKVYLKSRYDKGEAAYLNCPMTEEEFDRFYNAVLEAEVAPVNEFEKEKYFEGCMPFEVMAERGRKTLLFGPMKPVGLEDPKTGKRPFAVVQLRQDDAAGTLYNIVGFQTHLKWGAQKEVIKLIPGLENVDIVRYGVMHRNTFINSPDVLNEKYELIGHENIYFAGQMTGVEGYVESAASGLVSGINLAHKLLDKGEVIFPRETMIGSMAYYISHAKNEKNFQPMNANFGLLPSLEKRIKDKKERYETQANRALEYLENYKKTL, from the coding sequence ATGACACAAACAGTCAATGTAGTTGGTGCAGGTTTAGCTGGTTCCGAAGCTGCATATCAATTAGCAGAAAGAGGAATTAAAGTTAATTTAATAGAAATGCGCCCAGTTAAACAAACACCTGCGCATCATACAGATAAATTTGCAGAGTTAGTATGTTCAAACTCATTAAGAGGTAATGCACTTACAAATGCTGTAGGTGTATTAAAAGAAGAAATGCGACGCTTAGATTCTTTAATTATAAAAGCTGCAGATAAAGCCAGAGTACCGGCAGGAGGGGCCCTTGCAGTTGATAGACATGATTTTGCTGGCTATATCACAGACACACTTAGAAATCATCCCAATGTGACAGTTTTAAATCAAGAAGTACACAGTATTCCTGAAGGATATACAATCATAGCGACAGGACCACTTACTACAGAAAACTTAGCACAAGAAATCGTGGATATTACAGGAAAAGATCAATTGTACTTCTATGATGCTGCAGCACCTATTATCGAAAAAGATTCAATTGATATGGATAAAGTTTATTTAAAATCTAGATATGATAAAGGAGAAGCAGCATATTTAAATTGTCCGATGACCGAAGAAGAGTTTGACCGTTTTTATAATGCCGTATTAGAAGCAGAAGTCGCTCCCGTTAATGAATTTGAAAAAGAAAAATACTTTGAAGGTTGTATGCCGTTTGAAGTAATGGCAGAACGTGGTAGAAAAACATTACTATTTGGGCCAATGAAACCAGTTGGATTAGAAGATCCTAAAACTGGTAAACGACCATTTGCAGTTGTTCAATTAAGACAAGATGATGCAGCAGGCACGTTATATAATATTGTTGGTTTCCAAACACATTTAAAATGGGGTGCTCAAAAAGAAGTTATCAAATTAATACCAGGATTAGAAAATGTAGATATCGTACGATATGGTGTGATGCACAGAAATACATTTATTAATTCACCAGATGTCTTAAACGAAAAGTATGAATTAATTGGTCATGAAAATATTTACTTTGCAGGACAAATGACAGGTGTGGAAGGTTACGTTGAAAGTGCAGCAAGCGGATTAGTTTCAGGGATTAACTTAGCACATAAATTACTAGATAAAGGTGAGGTTATTTTCCCTAGGGAAACAATGATTGGTAGCATGGCTTACTATATTTCACACGCTAAAAATGAAAAGAACTTCCAACCAATGAATGCCAACTTTGGTTTATTACCATCATTAGAAAAGAGAATTAAAGATAAAAAAGAAAGATATGAAACACAAGCAAATCGTGCATTAGAATATCTTGAAAATTATAAAAAAACTTTATAA
- the topA gene encoding type I DNA topoisomerase, whose protein sequence is MTLADNLVIVESPAKAKTIEKYLGKRYKVIASMGHVRDLPRSQMGVDTEDNYEPKYITIRGKGPVVKELKKHAKKAKKVFLASDPDREGEAIAWHLSKILELEDSKENRVVFNEITKDAVKDSFKHPRGIEMDLVDAQQARRILDRLVGYNISPVLWKKVKKGLSAGRVQSVALKLVIDRENEIRNFKPEEYWTIEGEFRYKKSKFTAKFLHYKNKPYKLNKKEDVEKITAALDGDEFEITNVNKKEKTRNPANPFTTSTLQQEAARKLNFKARKTMMIAQQLYEGIDLKRQGTVGLITYMRTDSTRISDQAKSEAKNYIIDKYGNEYVSNRKASGKQGDQDAHEAIRPTSTLRTPEEMKPFLTRDQHRLYKLIWERFVASQMAPAILDTIALDVTQNDIKFRANGQTIKFKGFMTLYVETKDDKDSDKENKLPKLEQGDKVTATQIEPAQHFTQPPPRYTEARLVKTLEELKIGRPSTYAPTIDTIQKRNYVKLESKRFMPTELGEIVYEQVKEYFPEIIDVEFTVNMETLLDKIAEGDMNWRKVVGDFYNSFKQDVERAEEEMEKIEIKDEPAGEDCEVCGSPMVIKMGRYGKFMACSNFPDCRNTKAIVKTIGVKCPTCKDGEVVERKSKKNRIFYGCSNYPECDFISWDKPVGRDCPKCNHYLVDKKKGRSSQVTCSNCDYKEEVQK, encoded by the coding sequence ATCACTTTGGCAGATAATTTAGTCATAGTTGAGTCGCCTGCAAAAGCTAAAACCATTGAAAAGTATTTAGGAAAAAGATATAAAGTTATTGCTTCAATGGGACACGTTCGTGATTTACCTAGAAGTCAAATGGGCGTGGACACTGAAGATAACTATGAACCCAAATATATAACAATACGTGGTAAAGGTCCTGTCGTTAAAGAATTGAAAAAGCATGCTAAGAAAGCTAAAAAAGTTTTTCTAGCTAGTGACCCTGACCGCGAAGGTGAAGCGATTGCTTGGCATTTATCAAAAATTTTAGAATTAGAAGATTCAAAAGAAAACAGAGTAGTATTTAATGAAATAACTAAAGATGCAGTAAAGGATAGTTTCAAACACCCTAGAGGTATTGAAATGGATTTAGTAGATGCGCAACAAGCACGTCGTATACTTGATAGATTAGTGGGTTATAATATTTCTCCAGTCTTATGGAAGAAGGTTAAAAAAGGTTTATCAGCTGGACGTGTACAATCTGTAGCATTGAAACTCGTAATTGATAGAGAAAATGAAATAAGAAACTTTAAACCAGAAGAATATTGGACAATTGAAGGTGAGTTTAGATATAAAAAGTCTAAATTTACAGCCAAATTCCTTCATTATAAAAACAAACCATATAAATTAAATAAAAAAGAAGACGTTGAAAAAATTACTGCAGCGTTAGATGGAGACGAGTTTGAAATAACAAATGTTAATAAAAAAGAAAAAACACGTAATCCAGCTAATCCATTTACAACGTCTACACTTCAACAAGAGGCGGCACGTAAACTGAATTTTAAAGCACGTAAAACAATGATGATTGCACAACAACTATATGAAGGTATTGATTTGAAACGACAAGGAACAGTTGGTTTAATTACCTATATGCGTACTGATTCAACTCGTATCTCAGATCAAGCTAAATCAGAAGCTAAAAATTATATCATTGACAAGTATGGCAATGAATATGTATCTAATAGGAAAGCATCTGGTAAACAAGGGGATCAAGATGCCCATGAAGCTATAAGACCTACAAGCACACTAAGAACACCAGAAGAAATGAAACCGTTCTTAACACGTGACCAACATCGATTATATAAATTGATATGGGAACGTTTCGTAGCTAGTCAAATGGCTCCAGCAATTTTAGATACTATTGCTTTAGATGTCACTCAGAATGATATTAAATTCAGAGCGAATGGTCAGACAATAAAATTTAAAGGTTTCATGACATTATATGTTGAAACTAAAGATGATAAAGACAGTGATAAAGAAAATAAATTACCTAAATTAGAACAAGGTGATAAAGTCACTGCTACACAAATTGAACCTGCACAACATTTTACACAACCACCACCAAGATATACCGAAGCACGGTTAGTTAAAACATTAGAAGAATTGAAGATTGGACGACCTTCTACGTATGCACCAACGATAGATACAATTCAAAAGCGTAACTACGTTAAACTTGAAAGTAAACGTTTCATGCCAACAGAATTAGGTGAAATCGTTTATGAACAAGTGAAAGAATACTTCCCAGAAATTATCGATGTCGAATTTACAGTTAATATGGAAACATTACTTGATAAAATTGCAGAAGGTGACATGAATTGGAGAAAAGTTGTTGGTGACTTCTACAATAGTTTCAAACAAGATGTTGAACGTGCTGAAGAGGAAATGGAAAAAATTGAGATAAAAGATGAACCTGCTGGAGAAGACTGTGAAGTTTGTGGCTCTCCAATGGTTATTAAAATGGGAAGATACGGAAAATTCATGGCATGTTCCAATTTCCCAGATTGTCGAAATACAAAAGCAATTGTTAAGACTATCGGTGTTAAGTGCCCTACGTGTAAAGATGGAGAAGTAGTTGAACGTAAATCTAAGAAAAATAGAATTTTTTATGGTTGTTCTAATTATCCAGAATGTGATTTCATCTCATGGGATAAACCGGTAGGCAGAGATTGTCCAAAATGTAATCATTACCTAGTTGATAAGAAAAAAGGTCGAAGTAGCCAAGTGACTTGTTCAAATTGTGATTACAAAGAAGAAGTACAAAAATAG
- the dprA gene encoding DNA-processing protein DprA → MNEYFLLKLYWSQFTTSQIHQFYRYYPHIFQMTPKEQETSLLRWITHHHPMFLSKFHKYKQINIQEIMKILRQLHVKYITCFDQGYPHLLKEIYDYPFVLFYKGDEKLFLSSQTLAIVGSRKCTHYTQETLHFLFPSFKDKNITIISGLAEGADSEAHIQALKNHLPTIAVLGFGHHYYYPRSSVSLRNRIEKEGLVISEYPPFSPIAKYKFPERNRIISGLSKGVLLTEANERSGSRITIDCALEQNRNVYVLPGKLFDSKTKGNLLLHQEGATIVVSEEDILQDYLN, encoded by the coding sequence TTGAACGAATACTTTTTACTTAAATTATACTGGTCGCAATTTACAACCTCTCAAATCCATCAATTCTATCGGTACTACCCACATATTTTCCAAATGACTCCTAAAGAACAAGAAACGTCATTATTACGCTGGATAACACATCATCATCCTATGTTTCTTTCTAAATTTCATAAATATAAACAAATAAATATACAAGAAATTATGAAAATTCTTCGACAATTACATGTAAAATATATCACTTGTTTCGACCAAGGTTATCCACATTTATTAAAAGAAATCTATGATTATCCATTTGTTCTATTTTATAAAGGAGATGAAAAGCTATTTTTAAGTAGTCAAACTCTAGCCATAGTTGGGTCTAGGAAATGTACACATTATACTCAAGAAACGCTTCATTTTCTTTTTCCTTCATTTAAAGATAAAAATATTACAATCATTTCTGGACTAGCAGAAGGCGCTGATAGTGAAGCACACATACAAGCATTGAAAAATCATTTACCAACCATTGCAGTACTAGGTTTTGGACACCATTATTATTATCCTAGATCCTCGGTTTCATTAAGAAATCGGATTGAAAAAGAGGGGTTAGTCATTTCTGAATATCCACCTTTTTCGCCAATTGCTAAATATAAGTTTCCAGAAAGAAATAGGATTATTAGTGGTTTGTCAAAAGGTGTATTACTAACTGAGGCAAACGAAAGAAGTGGTAGCAGAATTACAATTGATTGTGCATTAGAACAAAATAGAAACGTGTATGTTTTACCAGGTAAATTATTTGATTCCAAAACAAAAGGCAATTTATTATTACACCAAGAAGGGGCTACTATAGTCGTTAGTGAAGAAGATATTTTACAAGACTATTTAAATTGA
- the sucD gene encoding succinate--CoA ligase subunit alpha: protein MSVFIDKNTKVIVQGITGSTALFHTKQMLDYGTQIVAGVTPGKGGQVVEGVPVYNTVEEAKQETGANVSVVYVPALFAADSILEAADAELDMVICITEHIPVVDMVKVKRYLQGRKTRLVGPNCPGVITADECKIGIMPGYIHKKGHVGVVSRSGTLTYEAVHQLTEEGIGQTTAVGIGGDPVNGTNFIDVLKAFNEDPETKAVVMIGEIGGTAEEEAAEWIKANMTKPVVGFIGGQTAPPGKRMGHAGAIISGGKGTASEKIKTLNSCGVETANTPSEIGTTLIEAAKKAGIYEELLTVK, encoded by the coding sequence ATGAGTGTATTTATAGATAAAAATACTAAAGTAATTGTACAAGGTATTACAGGGTCTACTGCCCTTTTCCATACAAAACAAATGTTAGATTATGGAACACAAATTGTCGCAGGGGTAACACCTGGTAAAGGTGGACAAGTAGTAGAAGGTGTTCCAGTATACAATACTGTAGAAGAAGCAAAACAAGAAACTGGTGCTAATGTATCAGTAGTTTATGTGCCTGCGCTATTTGCTGCAGACTCAATTTTAGAAGCAGCTGATGCAGAATTAGACATGGTTATTTGTATTACTGAGCATATTCCTGTTGTAGATATGGTTAAAGTTAAACGTTATTTACAAGGTAGAAAAACACGTTTAGTAGGACCAAACTGCCCAGGTGTTATTACAGCAGATGAATGTAAAATTGGTATTATGCCAGGTTATATTCATAAAAAAGGTCACGTAGGTGTTGTATCTCGTTCAGGTACATTAACATATGAAGCAGTTCACCAATTAACTGAAGAAGGTATTGGTCAAACAACTGCTGTAGGTATCGGCGGTGACCCAGTTAACGGTACTAACTTCATCGATGTATTAAAAGCATTCAATGAAGACCCTGAAACTAAAGCGGTTGTTATGATTGGTGAAATCGGTGGTACAGCTGAAGAAGAAGCAGCTGAATGGATTAAAGCCAACATGACTAAACCAGTTGTAGGATTCATTGGTGGTCAAACAGCACCTCCAGGAAAACGTATGGGCCATGCTGGTGCCATTATTTCTGGTGGTAAAGGTACTGCATCAGAAAAAATTAAAACTTTAAATAGTTGTGGTGTAGAAACAGCTAACACACCTTCTGAAATTGGTACAACATTAATCGAAGCAGCTAAAAAAGCTGGTATTTACGAAGAATTATTAACTGTAAAATAA
- the sucC gene encoding ADP-forming succinate--CoA ligase subunit beta, whose amino-acid sequence MNIHEYQGKEIFRSMGVAVPEGRVAFTADEAVEKAKELDSDVYVVKAQIHAGGRGKAGGVKIAKSLSEVETYANELLGKQLVTHQTGPEGKEVKRLYIEQGCDIQKEYYVGFVIDRATDKVTLMASEEGGTEIEEVAAKTPEKIFKETIDPVVGLSPYQARRIAFNINIPKESINKAAKFLISLYNVFIEKDCSIVEINPLVTTGDGDVLALDAKLNFDDNALFRHKDIMELRDLEEEDPKEIEASKYDLSYIALDGDIGCMVNGAGLAMATMDTINHFGGNPANFLDVGGGATKEKVTEAFKIILGDEHVKGIFVNIFGGIMKCDVIAEGIVAAVKEVELTLPLVVRLEGTNVERGKEILNDSGLAIEPASTMAEGAQKIVKLVKES is encoded by the coding sequence ATGAATATCCACGAGTATCAAGGTAAAGAAATATTTCGTTCAATGGGCGTTGCCGTTCCAGAAGGACGAGTAGCATTTACTGCTGACGAAGCGGTGGAAAAAGCGAAAGAATTAGATTCAGATGTATATGTGGTTAAAGCACAAATACACGCTGGGGGTAGAGGTAAAGCAGGCGGTGTTAAAATTGCTAAATCACTATCTGAAGTTGAAACTTACGCTAATGAATTATTAGGTAAACAATTAGTTACACATCAAACAGGACCTGAAGGTAAAGAAGTTAAACGCTTGTATATCGAACAAGGTTGCGATATTCAAAAAGAATATTATGTAGGTTTTGTAATTGATCGTGCTACTGATAAAGTGACTTTAATGGCTTCAGAAGAAGGCGGTACTGAAATTGAAGAAGTAGCTGCTAAAACACCTGAAAAAATCTTTAAAGAAACAATTGATCCAGTTGTAGGATTATCACCTTACCAAGCACGTAGAATTGCTTTCAATATTAATATTCCTAAAGAATCAATTAATAAAGCAGCGAAATTCTTAATTTCACTTTACAATGTATTTATTGAAAAAGATTGTTCAATCGTTGAAATTAACCCACTAGTAACTACTGGTGATGGTGATGTTTTAGCATTAGATGCTAAACTTAATTTCGATGATAATGCTTTATTCAGACATAAAGATATTATGGAATTAAGAGACTTAGAAGAAGAAGATCCAAAAGAAATCGAAGCGTCTAAATATGATTTATCATATATCGCTTTAGATGGAGATATTGGTTGTATGGTTAATGGTGCAGGTTTAGCCATGGCTACAATGGATACAATCAATCATTTTGGTGGAAATCCGGCTAACTTCTTAGACGTTGGTGGCGGTGCTACTAAAGAAAAAGTTACTGAAGCATTCAAAATCATCTTAGGTGATGAACATGTTAAAGGTATCTTTGTAAATATCTTTGGTGGAATCATGAAATGTGACGTCATTGCTGAAGGTATCGTTGCAGCAGTTAAAGAAGTAGAGTTAACTTTACCACTTGTAGTACGTTTAGAAGGTACAAACGTAGAACGCGGTAAAGAAATCTTAAATGATTCAGGTTTAGCGATTGAACCAGCATCTACTATGGCTGAAGGTGCTCAAAAAATTGTTAAACTTGTGAAAGAATCATAA
- a CDS encoding ribonuclease HII: MSKTIKEMKSIIDQIDSLEVLEQHECNNDARKGVQKAIASRRKQLEKELALIRNYEDMNRYENDILAQNNKAIICGIDEVGRGPLAGPVVACAVILNPGHRYLGLNDSKKVSAKNRAILNQQLKEGVTDYAYGIATSAEIDEMNIYQATRLAMQRAIDQLNIQPTQLLIDAMTLDNEISQTSIIKGDAKSVSIAAASIMAKEYRDHYMKDLAKQYPGYDFEKNVGYGTKAHLEGIAQNGVISEHRKTFEPIKSILQ; the protein is encoded by the coding sequence ATGAGTAAAACAATTAAAGAGATGAAATCAATTATTGATCAAATTGATTCTCTAGAGGTGCTTGAACAACATGAATGTAATAACGATGCGCGTAAAGGTGTTCAAAAAGCCATTGCTTCACGTAGAAAACAATTAGAAAAAGAATTAGCATTAATTCGTAATTATGAAGATATGAATAGGTATGAAAATGATATATTAGCTCAAAATAACAAAGCAATTATTTGCGGTATTGATGAAGTTGGAAGAGGACCGCTTGCTGGACCGGTCGTGGCATGTGCAGTGATTTTAAATCCAGGACATCGATATCTAGGTCTAAACGATTCAAAAAAAGTATCTGCCAAAAATAGAGCAATCTTGAATCAACAATTAAAAGAGGGTGTGACAGATTATGCATATGGCATTGCGACATCAGCAGAAATTGATGAAATGAATATCTATCAAGCAACGCGGTTGGCTATGCAACGTGCTATTGATCAATTAAACATTCAACCAACTCAATTATTAATTGATGCGATGACTTTAGATAATGAGATTAGCCAAACATCGATTATTAAAGGTGATGCTAAAAGTGTATCTATTGCAGCTGCAAGTATCATGGCCAAAGAGTACCGAGATCATTATATGAAGGATTTAGCGAAACAATATCCTGGTTATGATTTCGAAAAAAATGTTGGTTATGGTACTAAAGCTCATCTTGAAGGTATAGCTCAAAATGGTGTCATATCAGAGCATCGTAAAACTTTTGAACCGATTAAATCAATCTTACAATAG
- the ylqF gene encoding ribosome biogenesis GTPase YlqF, which translates to MAIQWYPGHMAKAKREVSEQLKKVDVVFELVDARIPYSSRNPMIDEVIKQKPRVVILNKKDMTNLKELEKWEQFFEEKGYYPVAVDAKHGKNLKDVEKAAIQATKEKFEREKAKGLRPRAIRAMIVGIPNVGKSTLINKLANRSIAQTGNKPGVTKQQQWIKVGNSLQLLDTPGILWPKFEDEEVGKKLSLTGAIKDSIVHLDEVAIYGLQFMIERDLDGLKNHYNIDVDEQAEILEWFDAIGRRRGLLQKGNEVDYEAVIELIIYEIRNAKIGTYCFDIFKEMKRDIEHE; encoded by the coding sequence ATGGCAATTCAATGGTATCCAGGACATATGGCTAAAGCCAAAAGGGAAGTAAGTGAGCAATTAAAAAAAGTTGATGTTGTGTTTGAACTTGTCGATGCTCGTATTCCTTATAGCTCAAGAAACCCAATGATTGATGAAGTAATTAAACAAAAACCTAGAGTGGTTATTTTAAATAAAAAAGATATGACAAACTTAAAAGAACTAGAAAAATGGGAACAATTTTTTGAAGAGAAAGGGTATTATCCAGTTGCTGTAGATGCGAAGCATGGTAAAAATTTAAAAGATGTTGAGAAAGCAGCAATACAAGCTACTAAAGAGAAATTTGAGCGTGAAAAAGCGAAAGGTTTAAGACCAAGAGCGATAAGAGCAATGATTGTTGGTATACCTAATGTTGGTAAATCAACACTCATTAATAAACTTGCCAATCGTAGTATTGCACAAACTGGTAATAAACCAGGTGTTACGAAACAACAACAATGGATTAAAGTAGGTAATTCTTTACAATTATTAGATACACCAGGAATTTTATGGCCAAAATTCGAAGACGAAGAAGTAGGTAAAAAATTGAGTCTAACAGGTGCAATTAAAGATAGCATTGTTCATTTAGACGAAGTAGCCATTTACGGTCTTCAATTTATGATTGAAAGAGATTTAGATGGATTAAAAAATCACTATAATATTGACGTTGATGAACAAGCTGAAATATTAGAATGGTTTGATGCAATTGGTCGTCGTAGAGGCCTTCTGCAAAAGGGTAACGAAGTAGATTATGAAGCAGTTATTGAACTTATTATTTATGAAATTCGTAATGCTAAAATTGGTACATATTGCTTTGATATTTTTAAAGAAATGAAGCGTGACATAGAACATGAGTAA
- a CDS encoding YfhO family protein, which yields MKKLLKYIFIFVLLSLVGHSYVIYKFYHDGILFTGPNDGMEQMVPIQMFLFNQWSHGNWFYSSDFGLGGDFFTDLSYYFSTNILFIINAFAIMLFKLFIHLDTSQLLFWMNNALIVSIIKASIALYCTYLFAKHLTKHHLISLLMAFLFVISPLYFRFTVYWPFFSDVFIFMPLLLLSIERYLTCKKIGLFVVTTSLILINNFYFAYYLLIIGAGYIILRIIFRHPNDLANRKQALCIFGISGFLSFGNSLFIFYHSVQSYLNNRRVPFSGKVPHFEHLDANTNLFFDNYLIVILFITIQAILSFKLYRHFYYRVFAILTIIFICFNFIPFIDQLFNGFSAPQKRWHFIIAFNSAMLIGLYVKYFKTISIKSYLITSILAQSVIFISAIIYHTYVAWIILVPIVSVIGLCILIINDRTSRTKLTYLFIIAIAILNIMVSIVFIKNQIYFEDHKDRANTFYLNSNMYSSELQRALVKQMNDSKRNDERIDWRVNEQDNTPMYQHFKGLSLYSSIFHHNILDDYYDDLKINMAEESLSRYQSTNGRQNIASLFSIRYVMLKEYQHNIPSFFKKVKSAGQYSIYENALNLPSVKVTNHIYDSKSLKTPIDREHAMLDGVVLNNKGTNYKQKAKNLLNQVDISSQNIVKSNKHHIKVTQSSGKVKLHLPKSLQKRYTDFYLTMKIKRGLPDSNYTVGINQYSNNRLYNDSVYRIGVDTQLYRTQPDKNGDITIQLSPKGTFDFQLLNLNGENYDKLKKAHENANFNLKYHDIKNGVKVNLDKHSKGIATINIPYRNGMKAFVDGEQENVYKANGMMTAVPVEKNAKTIVIKYQPPLWNTMIFVSILSIIISWLFIKYIYPKKRKKRTHSV from the coding sequence ATGAAAAAATTACTTAAATACATATTCATATTCGTACTTTTATCACTTGTTGGTCATAGCTACGTTATATATAAATTTTATCATGATGGCATACTTTTTACCGGACCTAATGATGGTATGGAACAAATGGTTCCTATCCAAATGTTTCTATTTAATCAATGGAGTCACGGTAACTGGTTTTATTCATCAGATTTTGGATTAGGTGGTGACTTCTTCACCGATTTAAGCTATTACTTTTCTACAAATATACTCTTTATAATCAACGCATTCGCCATTATGCTGTTCAAGCTGTTTATTCATTTAGACACATCTCAATTATTATTTTGGATGAATAACGCACTTATCGTTTCTATTATTAAAGCAAGTATTGCACTTTATTGTACTTATTTATTTGCAAAGCATCTAACAAAACATCATCTTATCAGTCTACTTATGGCCTTTTTATTTGTAATATCACCGTTATATTTTAGATTCACCGTATACTGGCCATTTTTTAGTGATGTTTTCATTTTCATGCCTTTGTTACTTTTATCTATAGAACGATATTTAACATGTAAAAAAATAGGTTTATTTGTTGTTACAACGTCGCTCATATTGATTAATAATTTTTATTTTGCTTATTACTTACTTATCATTGGTGCTGGTTATATCATTCTTAGAATTATCTTTAGACATCCTAATGATTTAGCCAATCGTAAGCAAGCGCTCTGCATCTTTGGTATCAGTGGTTTTTTATCGTTCGGTAATAGTCTTTTTATTTTTTACCATAGTGTTCAAAGTTATTTAAATAACCGTAGAGTACCTTTCTCAGGTAAGGTGCCACACTTTGAACATTTGGATGCAAATACAAATTTATTTTTTGATAATTATTTAATCGTCATTTTATTTATAACTATCCAAGCTATTTTAAGTTTCAAATTATATAGACACTTTTATTATCGAGTATTTGCCATTTTAACTATTATATTTATATGTTTTAATTTTATTCCATTTATAGACCAATTATTTAATGGGTTTTCTGCACCTCAAAAAAGATGGCATTTTATCATTGCATTTAATTCAGCAATGCTAATAGGCCTTTATGTAAAATATTTTAAAACTATATCGATTAAATCATATCTCATCACAAGTATATTGGCTCAAAGCGTCATATTTATTAGTGCAATTATATATCATACGTATGTTGCATGGATTATATTGGTGCCTATCGTATCTGTCATTGGTTTATGTATTTTAATTATCAACGATAGAACGAGTCGTACCAAATTGACCTATCTATTTATCATTGCCATTGCCATACTTAACATTATGGTGTCAATTGTTTTTATAAAGAATCAAATATACTTTGAAGATCATAAAGATAGAGCAAATACGTTCTACCTTAATTCCAATATGTATAGTTCCGAATTACAACGCGCGTTAGTTAAGCAAATGAATGATTCTAAACGTAATGATGAGCGTATTGATTGGCGTGTCAACGAGCAAGACAACACACCTATGTATCAACATTTCAAAGGATTAAGTTTGTATTCAAGTATTTTCCATCATAATATACTCGATGATTATTATGACGATTTAAAGATTAACATGGCTGAAGAATCACTGAGTCGTTATCAATCGACGAATGGTAGACAAAATATTGCCAGTCTGTTTTCTATTCGATACGTCATGTTGAAAGAGTATCAACATAATATCCCAAGTTTCTTTAAAAAAGTTAAATCTGCCGGTCAATATTCTATTTACGAAAATGCACTTAATCTTCCTTCAGTTAAAGTGACAAATCATATTTATGATAGTAAATCTTTAAAGACCCCTATAGATAGAGAACATGCAATGTTAGACGGTGTGGTATTAAATAATAAAGGAACAAACTATAAACAAAAAGCTAAAAATTTATTAAATCAAGTTGATATCTCTAGTCAAAACATTGTTAAATCAAATAAACATCATATTAAAGTCACTCAATCTTCAGGTAAAGTTAAACTTCATTTACCTAAGTCCTTACAAAAACGTTATACTGATTTTTATTTAACTATGAAAATTAAAAGAGGTTTACCAGATAGTAATTATACAGTGGGTATTAATCAATATAGTAACAATCGTTTATACAATGATTCTGTTTATAGAATCGGTGTAGATACACAACTTTACCGAACACAACCCGATAAGAATGGTGATATAACGATTCAACTATCACCAAAAGGCACTTTTGATTTTCAATTATTGAACCTAAATGGTGAAAATTATGATAAGCTCAAAAAAGCACATGAAAACGCAAACTTTAATTTGAAATATCATGACATTAAAAATGGCGTCAAAGTTAATTTAGATAAACATTCAAAAGGTATAGCAACTATTAACATTCCATATCGAAATGGTATGAAAGCTTTTGTTGATGGAGAACAAGAAAATGTTTATAAAGCCAATGGCATGATGACAGCTGTACCAGTAGAAAAAAATGCCAAAACAATAGTCATTAAATATCAACCACCTTTATGGAATACAATGATATTCGTTTCGATTTTAAGCATTATTATAAGTTGGTTATTCATTAAATACATTTATCCTAAAAAGAGAAAGAAGAGGACACATAGTGTTTAA